In the genome of Nymphaea colorata isolate Beijing-Zhang1983 chromosome 9, ASM883128v2, whole genome shotgun sequence, one region contains:
- the LOC116260263 gene encoding uncharacterized protein LOC116260263 isoform X2, whose amino-acid sequence MYDNLGGQAGLPRQQTSAQQPNPFGNVFQGAGPGIIQSGLGAYGERILGSGSEYVQSNISKYFSDPQYYFQVNEQYVRNKLKVILLPFLHRGHWTRIAEQVGGKLSYKPPIYDINAPDLYIPLMAFGTYVVLAGFAMGIHGKFSPEALTLQFSKGLIGWFFQILLLKASVYFLGSGESPLLDIVAYGGYAFVGISISVLARIAWSYSYYGVLIWTCLCMGILLVKTLKRVLFAPARSYDKDTSKYHYFLLCVALAQFPLFFWLGYISV is encoded by the exons ATGTACGACAATTTGGGTGGGCAGGCTGGCTTACCAAGACAGCAGACAAGTGCACAACAACCCAACCCATTCGGCAATGTGTTCCAGGGAGCTGGACCAGGAATTATACAAAGTGGCTTGGGTGCATATGGGGAAAGAATTTTGGGATCTGGCTCCGAATATGTGCAAAGCAAT ATTAGCAAGTACTTCTCCGACCCACAATACTACTTCCAGGTAAATGAACAGTATGTGAGGAACAAATTAAAAGTCATACTTCTTCCCTTCCTGCACAGG GGTCATTGGACGAGGATAGCGGAGCAAGTGGGTGGAAAGCTGTCATACAAACCTCCTATTTATGACATCAATGCCCCTGATCTCTACATTCCTTTGATGGCATTTGGTACCTATGTGGTTCTTGCCGGTTTTGCAATGGGCATCCATGGAAA ATTTAGCCCTGAAGCCCTTACCTTGCAGTTCTCAAAGGGGCTAATTGGCTGgttctttcaaattttgctACTAAAAGCCTCTGTATATTTCTTAGGGAGTGGGGAGTCTCCCTTGTTGGATATCGTCGCATATGGGGGATATGCTTTTGTTGGCATATCAATATCTGTTCTTGCAAGAATTGCTTGGAGTTACTCTTACTATGGGGTGTTAATTTGGACATGCTTATGCATGGGAATCCTGCTAGTCAAGACACTGAAGAGGGTTTTGTTTGCACCAGCAAGAAGTTATGACAAGGACACCAGCAAGTATCACTATTTTTTGCTTTGTGTCGCTCTTGCGCAGTTTCCCTTGTTTTTCTGGCTTGGCTATATTTCCGTATGA
- the LOC116261559 gene encoding UNC93-like protein 1: MKVKAASEPSSSFAAAIQILKHKQQALSLSLSRFLSKMGIEREGTETQEKANDGLEVVGDRGFRYNSPLVQVALIGLVCFCCPGMFNALSGMGGGGQVDHTAANNANTALYTTFAVFGVLGGGIYNVLGPHLTLFAGCSTYVLYAGSFLYYNHHKDQTFAIVAGAILGVGAGLLWAGQGAIMTSYPPYNRKGTYISVFWSIFNLGGVIGGLIPFLLNYHRTAPSVNDGTYIGFMAFMSLGALLTLTILPPNKVIRDDGSRPAIVKYSNPSKECIEILKLFLNWKMLMIVPAAWASNFFYSYQFNNVNGLLFTLRTRGLNNVFYWGAQMMGSIGIGHVLDFSFRNRRTRGFVGVGIVATMGTAIWSGGLAKQLQYSLEDKPDLLDFKDGGRFAGPFVLYFCYGLLDAMFQSLCYWVIGALADDSQTLSRYSGFYKGVQSAGAAVAWQIDTHKTPLLSQLIVNWSLTTVSYPLLIILIAFALNDDEKVEAGNDRA, translated from the exons atgaaagtcaAAGCCGCTTCGGAACCATCTTCCTCGTTTGCCGCAGCAATCCAAATTCTTAAGCACAAGCagcaagctctctctctctctctctctcgttttctctctAAGATGGGCATCGAGAGGGAAGGTACTGAGACTCAGGAGAAGGCTAATGATGGCCTAGAGGTTGTGGGAGATAGAGGGTTCCGCTACAACTCGCCGTTGGTGCAGGTGGCTTTGATTGGCCTGGTCTGTTTCTGCTGCCCCGGCATGTTTAATGCCCTCAGTGGGATGGGAGGTGGCGGTCAGGTCGATCATACTGCCGCTAACAACGCCAACACCGCCCTCTACACCACCTTCGCCGTCTTCGGTGTCCTTGGCGGCGGCATCTACAACGTCCTCGGTCCACATCTCACCCTCTTCGCTGGCTGCTCTACCTATGTCCTCTATGCGGGATCCTTCCTCTACTACAACCATCACAAGGATCAGACCTTTGCTATCGTCGCTGGCGCCATTCTCGGTGTCGGCGCCGGACTCCTCTGGGCCGGACAGGGAGCTATCATGACCTCCTACCCGCCTTACAACCGGAAAGGCACCTATATCTCCGTCTTCTGGAGTATTTTCAACTTAGGTGGTGTCATTGGTGGCCTAATTCCCTTTCTTCTAAACTACCATCGAACCGCTCCATCCGTAAATGATGGTACCTATATTGGTTTTATGGCGTTCATGTCGCTAGGAGCACTCCTGACTCTCACGATTCTTCCACCCAACAAGGTAATTCGCGATGATGGCAGCCGTCCGGCGATTGTGAAGTACTCGAATCCGTCGAAAGAATGCATCGAGATTCTCAAACTGTTCCTGAATTGGAAGATGCTGATGATTGTCCCTGCAGCATGGGCTAGCAATTTCTTTTACAGCTACCAATTTAACAATGTCAACGGGTTGTTGTTCACTCTGAGAACCCGAGGGTTGAATAACGTCTTCTACTGGGGGGCACAAATGATGGGCTCTATTGGAATTGGCCATGTGTTGGATTTCAGCTTCAGGAATCGACGGACCAGGGGCTTTGTTGGAGTTGGGATCGTAGCAACGATGGGGACAGCAATTTGGTCTGGAGGGCTTGCGAAACAATTGCAGTATTCTTTGGAAGACAAGCCTGATTTACTGGATTTTAAGGATGGAGGACGATTTGCCGGTCCATTTGTGCTTTATTTCTGCTATGGTTTGTTGGATGCTATGTTTCAGAGTTTGTGCTATTGGGTGATTGGAGCATTGGCTGACGACAGTCAGACTCTGAGCAG GTATAGTGGGTTTTATAAAGGCGTTCAGAGTGCTGGAGCCGCAGTTGCTTGGCAGATAGATACACATAAGACCCCCTTGCTGTCTCAGTTGATAGTGAACTGGTCGCTCACAACAGTCAGCTATCCGTTGCTGATCATTTTGATCGCCTTTGCTCTAAATGATGATGAGAAAGTTGAGGCAGGCAATGATCGAGCCTAA